The Carassius carassius chromosome 34, fCarCar2.1, whole genome shotgun sequence genome has a segment encoding these proteins:
- the LOC132114422 gene encoding RIMS-binding protein 2-like isoform X13: MREAAERRQQLELEHEQALAVLNAKQQEIDLLQKAQVEAKKDHEGAVHLLENHLDSMQAKVRELEEKCRSQSEQFNLLSKELEKFRLQAGKLDILSSGQLTGGDSPGSPSKPLTLSQLLNGLTAPSGKGNENSMSKISELIRPLQMTEGEKAELLSVKPTFLSRSTPSSPRRAFLSEVRPVISTAMDKELSSSPRSKSRFTGKVRLCVARYNYNPYDGPNEHPEAELPLVAGKYLYVYGTMDEDCFYEGELLDGQQGLVPSNFVDFVQDEELPSVSLLDRIKEPSYLNHSPASMPSSAVSTLSTLLSEKLDTLGSGTGTGTSSSSGVSSLGMSMSMGLGVDFLGPCSNGTGTLDMNIDEIGEDIVPYPRRITLIKQLAKSIIISWDPPVVLPGWTAISGYNVLVDQEVRMSVPFGGRTKSLIEKLNLASCTHRISIQSMTERGLSDPLRCTLLVGKDVVVAPYYLRVENITQVSAELTWMPSNSNYSHMIFLNDQEYDVVKPGGYKYQFYNLKPMTVYKLRVVARPHQMPWQLPLEQREKKEVSVEFCTQPAGPPLPPQDVQVQMGQTPGVLQICWKPPSLTPTGTSNGASVIGYMVCTKGQKIAEIMYPTADFVTVELNRIQCLEAREVIVRTISAQGESQDSPVATIPHSLLVPHSHGHPPPPHPPPYPQAYPPTHPQPHVQPHSIPPPHPHPPPSHPNVHPSPSHYPMSKPKLLPSARDPHAKEPEMGGRMGQPWEPYPRAPSPLPPPSHRGHTLEPPHIEGRRSPSPQRILPQPQGVPIPNTVARAIARQAAQRGAPNSRVERRNIFSERGNALHSLNSDEEEDGYDSPHARRRGASVDEFLRGSELGRQHHQYNHSDEYYTESSRGSDLSDIIEEDEEELYSDMQLEEGRRRSINSHNTLKAYYRRQDLAVDRDSWDLQREVVRQRSLRSHKRLHSIPEVAEEEQDTGVEVLGQRLRFEEACPGTPCRNPQPYHQNSRQPNHLSPSKSVRRLQRQRSSPRYSSIEDRPPCWSSSRQTTKSPDSGLDCGSEEEGSLGYRGSYHLYTGGSPLRVGSGPNMRMIHSEGPVERHALAAGRKRTLTRQCSMEEDCLDTIPETRSMRESYHHYHYHPHLHHPQRRFRSEGRLSEVGRTYHTDIRAYSVARLNRAMDEPLILGSSPSTGRSDRLDHSGHRMSRSCPAAQRRPMTVPSIEITVENNSEGSEGNLSPIKDDVYYTSVAHRRTWPPQRTEHQYDGYGGRDRRSPDYYESEPEDLSRIFVAMFDYDPLSMSPNPDAAVEELPFKEGQIIKVFGEKDTDGFYRAEICGRRGLVPCNMVSEIQTDDDEMVDQLLKQGFLPLNTPIEKIVNCNRFKDGRSVNRRSRKSKRERNKRSGRQHQVSTRRMVALYDYDPRESSPNLDVEAHYGGSLQSEEAELTFCAGDVITVFGEIDEDGFYYGELNGHKGLVPSNFLEEVPDDVEVYLTNTPSRHPQDHPSRTKNKRVPVEKAGPPRRSAPPTVRLHIPGSGKPTRRPRADSKKTGLLSKGKNLLKRLGAVK; encoded by the exons GTAACGAGAATTCAATGAGTAAGATCTCAGAGCTCATTCGGCCTCTACAGATGACTGAGGGGGAGAAGGCAGAGCTCCTGTCTGTCAAACCCACCTTCCTGTCACGCAGCACACCCTCCAGCCCACGGCGAGCCTTCCTCTCAGAGGTGCGGCCCGTCATCTCCACTGCT ATGGACAAAGAGCTCAGCTCATCTCCCAGGTCTAAGTCCAGATTCACAGGCAAAGTGCGACTGTGTGTTGCCCGCTACAA TTATAACCCTTATGATGGCCCCAATGAGCATCCTGAGGCAGAGCTTCCCCTGGTGGCTGGGAAGTACCTGTATGTTTATGGGACAATGGATGAGGACTGCTTCTATGAGG GTGAGCTGTTGGATGGACAGCAGGGTCTGGTTCCCTCCAACTTTGTGGACTTTGTCCAGGATGAGGAGCTCCCGTCAGTTTCTCTTTTGGACCGCATCAAGGAACCGTCCTACCTCAACCACAGCCCCGCCTCCATGCCCAGCAGTGCCGTCAGTACACTCAGCACGCTGCTCTCAGAGAAGCTGGACACCCTGGGCTCAGGTACCGGGACGGGCACCAGCAGTAGCAGTGGGGTGAGCAGCTTGGGCATGAGCATGAGCATGGGTCTGGGTGTGGACTTTCTCGGACCCTGCAGCAATGGCACAGGAACGCTGGACATGAACATTGATGAGATCGGAGAAGACATTGTGCCTTACCCCCGCCGCATTACCTTGATCAAGCAGCTGGCCAAGAGCATTATCATAAGCTGGGACCCTCCAGTGGTGCTGCCCGGGTGGACGGCCATCAGCGGCTACAATGTGCTGGTGGATCAGGAGGTACGCATGAGCGTGCCCTTTGGCGGCCGCACCAAGTCTTTGATCGAGAAGCTAAACCTGGCCTCTTGTACGCACCGCATCTCCATCCAGAGCATGACGGAGCGGGGGCTCTCAGATCCGCTGCGCTGCACACTGCTGGTGGGGAAAGATGTGGTGGTGGCACCCTATTACCTTCGTGTGGAGAACATCACGCAAGTATCGGCTGAGCTCACCTGGATGCCAAGCAACAGCAACTACAGCCACATGATTTTCCTGAATGACCAGGAATATGATGTTGTGAAGCCTGGAGGGTACAAATACCAATTCTATAACTTGAAGCCTATGACAGTGTATAAGTTACGGGTTGTGGCCCGGCCCCATCAGATGCCCTGGCAGCTTCCCCTTGAGCAGAGGGAGAAGAAGGAGGTCTCAGTGGAGTTCTGCACTCAGCCAGCCG gtccTCCTTTACCTCCTCAGGATGTGCAAGTTCAGATGGGACAGACACCTGGAGTCTTGCAGATCTGTTGGAAGCCTCCTTCTCTCACTCCTACGGGCACTTCCAATGGAGCCAGTGTAATCGGATACATGGTTTGCACTAAAGGTCAAAAG ataGCAGAGATAATGTACCCCACAGCAGATTTCGTTACGGTGGAACTGAACCGTATCCAGTGTCTGGAAGCGCGGGAGGTCATTGTGAGGACAATATCAGCACAAGGAGAGTCGCAGGACTCTCCCGTGGCCACCATTCCGCACAGCCTCCTGGTGCCTCACTCCCACggacaccccccacccccccatccGCCTCCCTATCCTCAAGCCTACCCCCCAACCCATCCACAACCGCATGTTCAGCCCCACTCCATCCCGCCACCCCACCCTCATCCACCACCCTCACACCCCAATGTTCACCCCTCACCCTCCCACTACCCCATGTCCAAACCCAAACTCCTACCAAGTGCCAGAGACCCCCATGCCAAAGAGCCAGAGATGGGCGGGCGAATGGGGCAGCCCTGGGAGCCTTATCCTCGGGCCCCGTCACCCCTTCCGCCCCCTTCACACCGGGGACACACACTGGAGCCCCCTCACATAGAGGGCCGGCGCTCACCCTCCCCTCAGAGGATCTTGCCTCAACCTCAGGGAGTGCCCATTCCCAACACAGTGGCTCGTGCTATAGCCCGCCAGGCGGCGCAGAGGGGTGCTCCAAACAGCAGG GTGGAGAGGAGGAACATCTTCAGCGAGAGGGGTAATGCTCTGCATTCATTAAATtcagatgaggaggaggatgggTACGATTCCCCTCATGCCAGACGAAGAGGTGCTTCTGTGGATGAGTTTCTCAGAGGTTCTGAGCTGGGCAGACAG CATCATCAATACAACCACAGTGATGAGTACTACACTGAGAGCAGTCGGGGCTCCGATCTGTCAGACATCAtcgaggaggatgaggaggagctgTACTCGGATATGCAGCTGGAAGAAGGACGTCGCCGCAGCATCAACTCGCACAACACATTAAAG GCATATTATAGGCGTCAGGACCTAGCAGTGGACCGGGACAGTTGGGACCTGCAGCGGGAGGTGGTACGACAGCGTTCCTTGCGCTCCCACAAGCGGCTACACAGCATCCCGGAAGTTGCAGAGGAGGAACAGGACACTGGGGTGGAGGTCCTGGGTCAGCGGCTGCGTTTTGAGGAGGCTTGTCCGGGCACTCCTTGCAGGAACCCACAGCCCTACCACCAGAACTCACGGCAGCCAAACCACCTCTCCCCGAGCAAGAGTGTCCGCAGACTGCAGAGGCAGCGCTCCTCTCCACGCTACAGCTCCATAGAGGACCGACCACCATGCTGGAGCAGTAGCAGGCAGACCACCAAGAGCCCGGACAGCGGACTAGACTGCGGGAGCGAGGAGGAGGGCTCGCTTGGCTACCGTGGAAGTTACCACTTGTACACAGGGGGCAGCCCGCTTCGGGTGGGTTCTGGCCCCAACATGCGGATGATCCACAGTGAGGGGCCTGTGGAGAGGCATGCTCTGGCTGCTGGCAGGAAAAGGACACTGACCCGGCAGTGTAGCATGGAGGAGGACTGCCTGGATACCATTCCAGAGACAAGGAGCATGCGGGAGTCATATCACCATTATCACTATCATCCACACCTTCACCATCCCCAACGCAGGTTCCGGAGCGAGGGCAGGCTGAGCGAGGTTGGCAGGACCTATCACACGGACATTAGGGCATACTCTGTGGCCAGACTCAACAGGGCAATGGATGAACCCCTG ATTTTAGGGAGCTCTCCCTCAACAGGACGCTCGGATCGACTGGACCATTCCGGCCATAGGATGAGTCGCAGCTGTCCAGCCGCTCAGAGAAGACCAATGACAGTCCCTTCCATTG AGATCACCGTGGAGAATAACAGTGAGGGGAGTGAGGGGAACCTCTCACCTATCAAGGATGATGTTTACTATACCAGTGTAGCCCACCGCAGGACATGGCCCCCACAGCGAACAGAGCACCAATATG ATGGTTATGGAGGACGGGACCGGCGGTCTCCAGACTACTATGAGTCAGAGCCAGAGGACTTGTCCCGAATCTTTGTGGCCATGTTTGACTATGACCCCCTGTCAATGTCTCCTAACCCTGATGCTGCTGTGGAAGAGCTTCCCTTCAAGGAGGGCCAGATCATAAAG GTGTTCGGAGAGAAGGACACAGATGGATTCTATAGGGCAGAGATCTGCGGTCGCAGGGGGCTCGTCCCCTGTAACATGGTCTCAGAGATCCAGACAGATGATGATGAAATGGTGGACCAGCTGCTCAAACAGGGGTTTCTTCCTCTCAACACGCCCATTGAGAAAATAG TAAACTGTAATAGGTTCAAAGATGGCCGTTCAGTTAATCGCAGGTCCCGGAAATCCAAGAGAG AGAGGAACAAAAGGAGTGGAAGGCAGCACCAGGTGTCGACCCGGAGGATGGTGGCCTTGTATGACTATGACCCCAGAGAGAGCTCTCCTAACCTGGATGTGGAG GCCCACTATGGGGGCAGCTTGCAGAGTGAGGAG GCTGAGCTGACGTTTTGTGCAGGTGATGTGATCACAGTTTTTGGAGAGATCGACGAGGATGGCTTTTATtat GGGGAGCTCAATGGACACAAGGGTCTGGTCCCCTCCAACTTTCTCGAAGAAGTGCCTGATGACGTGGAGGTTTACCTCACCAACACCCCGAGCCGTCACCCCCAGGACCACCCGTCCCGGACAAAGAACAAAAGG GTTCCCGTGGAAAAAGCGGGTCCTCCCAGAAGAAGTGCCCCCCCCACAGTACGCCTACACATCCCGGGGTCCGGCAAACCCACCCGGCGCCCCCGAGCTGACTCTAAGAAAACAGGACTGCTCTCCAAAGGAAAGAATCTGTTAAAAAGGCTTGGTGCTGTCAAGTAG
- the LOC132114422 gene encoding RIMS-binding protein 2-like isoform X6 has protein sequence MREAAERRQQLELEHEQALAVLNAKQQEIDLLQKAQVEAKKDHEGAVHLLENHLDSMQVFSSYFSSEFSLSSPCDSLRAKVRELEEKCRSQSEQFNLLSKELEKFRLQAGKLDILSSGQLTGGDSPGSPSKPLTLSQLLNGLTAPSGKGNENSMSKISELIRPLQMTEGEKAELLSVKPTFLSRSTPSSPRRAFLSEVRPVISTAMDKELSSSPRSKSRFTGKVRLCVARYNYNPYDGPNEHPEAELPLVAGKYLYVYGTMDEDCFYEGELLDGQQGLVPSNFVDFVQDEELPSVSLLDRIKEPSYLNHSPASMPSSAVSTLSTLLSEKLDTLGSGTGTGTSSSSGVSSLGMSMSMGLGVDFLGPCSNGTGTLDMNIDEIGEDIVPYPRRITLIKQLAKSIIISWDPPVVLPGWTAISGYNVLVDQEVRMSVPFGGRTKSLIEKLNLASCTHRISIQSMTERGLSDPLRCTLLVGKDVVVAPYYLRVENITQVSAELTWMPSNSNYSHMIFLNDQEYDVVKPGGYKYQFYNLKPMTVYKLRVVARPHQMPWQLPLEQREKKEVSVEFCTQPAGPPLPPQDVQVQMGQTPGVLQICWKPPSLTPTGTSNGASVIGYMVCTKGQKIAEIMYPTADFVTVELNRIQCLEAREVIVRTISAQGESQDSPVATIPHSLLVPHSHGHPPPPHPPPYPQAYPPTHPQPHVQPHSIPPPHPHPPPSHPNVHPSPSHYPMSKPKLLPSARDPHAKEPEMGGRMGQPWEPYPRAPSPLPPPSHRGHTLEPPHIEGRRSPSPQRILPQPQGVPIPNTVARAIARQAAQRGAPNSRVERRNIFSERGNALHSLNSDEEEDGYDSPHARRRGASVDEFLRGSELGRQHHQYNHSDEYYTESSRGSDLSDIIEEDEEELYSDMQLEEGRRRSINSHNTLKAYYRRQDLAVDRDSWDLQREVVRQRSLRSHKRLHSIPEVAEEEQDTGVEVLGQRLRFEEACPGTPCRNPQPYHQNSRQPNHLSPSKSVRRLQRQRSSPRYSSIEDRPPCWSSSRQTTKSPDSGLDCGSEEEGSLGYRGSYHLYTGGSPLRVGSGPNMRMIHSEGPVERHALAAGRKRTLTRQCSMEEDCLDTIPETRSMRESYHHYHYHPHLHHPQRRFRSEGRLSEVGRTYHTDIRAYSVARLNRAMDEPLILGSSPSTGRSDRLDHSGHRMSRSCPAAQRRPMTVPSIEITVENNSEGSEGNLSPIKDDVYYTSVAHRRTWPPQRTEHQYDGYGGRDRRSPDYYESEPEDLSRIFVAMFDYDPLSMSPNPDAAVEELPFKEGQIIKVFGEKDTDGFYRAEICGRRGLVPCNMVSEIQTDDDEMVDQLLKQGFLPLNTPIEKIERNKRSGRQHQVSTRRMVALYDYDPRESSPNLDVEAELTFCAGDVITVFGEIDEDGFYYGELNGHKGLVPSNFLEEVPDDVEVYLTNTPSRHPQDHPSRTKNKRKKSVHFTP, from the exons GTAACGAGAATTCAATGAGTAAGATCTCAGAGCTCATTCGGCCTCTACAGATGACTGAGGGGGAGAAGGCAGAGCTCCTGTCTGTCAAACCCACCTTCCTGTCACGCAGCACACCCTCCAGCCCACGGCGAGCCTTCCTCTCAGAGGTGCGGCCCGTCATCTCCACTGCT ATGGACAAAGAGCTCAGCTCATCTCCCAGGTCTAAGTCCAGATTCACAGGCAAAGTGCGACTGTGTGTTGCCCGCTACAA TTATAACCCTTATGATGGCCCCAATGAGCATCCTGAGGCAGAGCTTCCCCTGGTGGCTGGGAAGTACCTGTATGTTTATGGGACAATGGATGAGGACTGCTTCTATGAGG GTGAGCTGTTGGATGGACAGCAGGGTCTGGTTCCCTCCAACTTTGTGGACTTTGTCCAGGATGAGGAGCTCCCGTCAGTTTCTCTTTTGGACCGCATCAAGGAACCGTCCTACCTCAACCACAGCCCCGCCTCCATGCCCAGCAGTGCCGTCAGTACACTCAGCACGCTGCTCTCAGAGAAGCTGGACACCCTGGGCTCAGGTACCGGGACGGGCACCAGCAGTAGCAGTGGGGTGAGCAGCTTGGGCATGAGCATGAGCATGGGTCTGGGTGTGGACTTTCTCGGACCCTGCAGCAATGGCACAGGAACGCTGGACATGAACATTGATGAGATCGGAGAAGACATTGTGCCTTACCCCCGCCGCATTACCTTGATCAAGCAGCTGGCCAAGAGCATTATCATAAGCTGGGACCCTCCAGTGGTGCTGCCCGGGTGGACGGCCATCAGCGGCTACAATGTGCTGGTGGATCAGGAGGTACGCATGAGCGTGCCCTTTGGCGGCCGCACCAAGTCTTTGATCGAGAAGCTAAACCTGGCCTCTTGTACGCACCGCATCTCCATCCAGAGCATGACGGAGCGGGGGCTCTCAGATCCGCTGCGCTGCACACTGCTGGTGGGGAAAGATGTGGTGGTGGCACCCTATTACCTTCGTGTGGAGAACATCACGCAAGTATCGGCTGAGCTCACCTGGATGCCAAGCAACAGCAACTACAGCCACATGATTTTCCTGAATGACCAGGAATATGATGTTGTGAAGCCTGGAGGGTACAAATACCAATTCTATAACTTGAAGCCTATGACAGTGTATAAGTTACGGGTTGTGGCCCGGCCCCATCAGATGCCCTGGCAGCTTCCCCTTGAGCAGAGGGAGAAGAAGGAGGTCTCAGTGGAGTTCTGCACTCAGCCAGCCG gtccTCCTTTACCTCCTCAGGATGTGCAAGTTCAGATGGGACAGACACCTGGAGTCTTGCAGATCTGTTGGAAGCCTCCTTCTCTCACTCCTACGGGCACTTCCAATGGAGCCAGTGTAATCGGATACATGGTTTGCACTAAAGGTCAAAAG ataGCAGAGATAATGTACCCCACAGCAGATTTCGTTACGGTGGAACTGAACCGTATCCAGTGTCTGGAAGCGCGGGAGGTCATTGTGAGGACAATATCAGCACAAGGAGAGTCGCAGGACTCTCCCGTGGCCACCATTCCGCACAGCCTCCTGGTGCCTCACTCCCACggacaccccccacccccccatccGCCTCCCTATCCTCAAGCCTACCCCCCAACCCATCCACAACCGCATGTTCAGCCCCACTCCATCCCGCCACCCCACCCTCATCCACCACCCTCACACCCCAATGTTCACCCCTCACCCTCCCACTACCCCATGTCCAAACCCAAACTCCTACCAAGTGCCAGAGACCCCCATGCCAAAGAGCCAGAGATGGGCGGGCGAATGGGGCAGCCCTGGGAGCCTTATCCTCGGGCCCCGTCACCCCTTCCGCCCCCTTCACACCGGGGACACACACTGGAGCCCCCTCACATAGAGGGCCGGCGCTCACCCTCCCCTCAGAGGATCTTGCCTCAACCTCAGGGAGTGCCCATTCCCAACACAGTGGCTCGTGCTATAGCCCGCCAGGCGGCGCAGAGGGGTGCTCCAAACAGCAGG GTGGAGAGGAGGAACATCTTCAGCGAGAGGGGTAATGCTCTGCATTCATTAAATtcagatgaggaggaggatgggTACGATTCCCCTCATGCCAGACGAAGAGGTGCTTCTGTGGATGAGTTTCTCAGAGGTTCTGAGCTGGGCAGACAG CATCATCAATACAACCACAGTGATGAGTACTACACTGAGAGCAGTCGGGGCTCCGATCTGTCAGACATCAtcgaggaggatgaggaggagctgTACTCGGATATGCAGCTGGAAGAAGGACGTCGCCGCAGCATCAACTCGCACAACACATTAAAG GCATATTATAGGCGTCAGGACCTAGCAGTGGACCGGGACAGTTGGGACCTGCAGCGGGAGGTGGTACGACAGCGTTCCTTGCGCTCCCACAAGCGGCTACACAGCATCCCGGAAGTTGCAGAGGAGGAACAGGACACTGGGGTGGAGGTCCTGGGTCAGCGGCTGCGTTTTGAGGAGGCTTGTCCGGGCACTCCTTGCAGGAACCCACAGCCCTACCACCAGAACTCACGGCAGCCAAACCACCTCTCCCCGAGCAAGAGTGTCCGCAGACTGCAGAGGCAGCGCTCCTCTCCACGCTACAGCTCCATAGAGGACCGACCACCATGCTGGAGCAGTAGCAGGCAGACCACCAAGAGCCCGGACAGCGGACTAGACTGCGGGAGCGAGGAGGAGGGCTCGCTTGGCTACCGTGGAAGTTACCACTTGTACACAGGGGGCAGCCCGCTTCGGGTGGGTTCTGGCCCCAACATGCGGATGATCCACAGTGAGGGGCCTGTGGAGAGGCATGCTCTGGCTGCTGGCAGGAAAAGGACACTGACCCGGCAGTGTAGCATGGAGGAGGACTGCCTGGATACCATTCCAGAGACAAGGAGCATGCGGGAGTCATATCACCATTATCACTATCATCCACACCTTCACCATCCCCAACGCAGGTTCCGGAGCGAGGGCAGGCTGAGCGAGGTTGGCAGGACCTATCACACGGACATTAGGGCATACTCTGTGGCCAGACTCAACAGGGCAATGGATGAACCCCTG ATTTTAGGGAGCTCTCCCTCAACAGGACGCTCGGATCGACTGGACCATTCCGGCCATAGGATGAGTCGCAGCTGTCCAGCCGCTCAGAGAAGACCAATGACAGTCCCTTCCATTG AGATCACCGTGGAGAATAACAGTGAGGGGAGTGAGGGGAACCTCTCACCTATCAAGGATGATGTTTACTATACCAGTGTAGCCCACCGCAGGACATGGCCCCCACAGCGAACAGAGCACCAATATG ATGGTTATGGAGGACGGGACCGGCGGTCTCCAGACTACTATGAGTCAGAGCCAGAGGACTTGTCCCGAATCTTTGTGGCCATGTTTGACTATGACCCCCTGTCAATGTCTCCTAACCCTGATGCTGCTGTGGAAGAGCTTCCCTTCAAGGAGGGCCAGATCATAAAG GTGTTCGGAGAGAAGGACACAGATGGATTCTATAGGGCAGAGATCTGCGGTCGCAGGGGGCTCGTCCCCTGTAACATGGTCTCAGAGATCCAGACAGATGATGATGAAATGGTGGACCAGCTGCTCAAACAGGGGTTTCTTCCTCTCAACACGCCCATTGAGAAAATAG AGAGGAACAAAAGGAGTGGAAGGCAGCACCAGGTGTCGACCCGGAGGATGGTGGCCTTGTATGACTATGACCCCAGAGAGAGCTCTCCTAACCTGGATGTGGAG GCTGAGCTGACGTTTTGTGCAGGTGATGTGATCACAGTTTTTGGAGAGATCGACGAGGATGGCTTTTATtat GGGGAGCTCAATGGACACAAGGGTCTGGTCCCCTCCAACTTTCTCGAAGAAGTGCCTGATGACGTGGAGGTTTACCTCACCAACACCCCGAGCCGTCACCCCCAGGACCACCCGTCCCGGACAAAGAACAAAAGG AAGAAGAGTGTTCATTTCACTCCGTAA